A window of Syntrophaceae bacterium genomic DNA:
GTTGATCGCGCATAATCTCCGGCTGCCCCGCCGCCGGCCCCGCCCGTTGCCTGCGGTGCGAAGCCGAAAAAGGGGCTTTACTTATCGCGTGGTGCGTTATATACAACGCCCAAACGGGAACCTCAAGAGATTTTGAGGGTCCAACCGGGACGAACAGCGATTTTTGTGGCGCAGGGACAACCACCGGGCTCCGCAGAGGCCGGTGGTTTTTTTTCGACAACCGGAACGAGCAGGAGGCGAAACGATGAGAAGAGCCATCCAGTCGGGCGACACGGTCAGCGTGCATTACACCGGGAAACTCGAGAACGGCGAAATCTTTGACTCCTCGTCGGGGAGGCGGCCCATGACGTTCACCGTCGGCACCGGGCAGATCATCCGGGGCTTTGACGAGGCGGTGCTCGGCATGGCCGTGGGGGACCGGAAAACCGTCACGATCGCGCCGGAGATGGCCTACGGCCCCCGGCAGACGGAGCTGATCGTCGACATCCCGAGAAACACGGTTCCCGAGGGCATGGAACTGGAGAAGGGGATGATGATCGAACTGGTCGACCCGCAGGGCAACCGGATCCCGGCGGAGGTCTTCGAGATCCTCGACGAGGTGGTCAAGATGGACCTCAACCACTTCCTGGCCGGGAAGACCCTCGTCTTCGACATCGAGATCGTGGCGGCGGGCCCGTCGCAGGACCCGGGCTGACGGGAAGGCGCCGGGCGAAGGCCCGAGGAACCCATGGCGGAAGGACGACGATGAAATTCCTGGAAAAGCTTTTCAGCACGGAGAAAGGCCCCAAGAAGAAGGTGCAGGCGGGGCGAAACGACGCCTGCCCCTGCGGGAGCGGCAAGAAGTACAAGCGCTGCTGCCTTGAGGGCGACGAGAAGAAGCGAAGGAAGCAGATGGGGCTGGGTTGAGGCAGGCGACGGCCCCTCAGCCCTCCGCCGTTTCCGCGTAGAGGTCGTAGAGCTCGGCCGCCGTGACACGGCAGCGGACGATTGCGCCCGGGCTGAGCCCCGCGCCCCGCACGTAGGTGATCCCGTCGATCTCGGGGGCCTGGAAGCGCGTCCGGCCCCGCCAGGGGAAATCCTCGCGCTCCGTCCTGCCCTCGATGAGCACGTCCTCCAGCGCCCCGATGCGGGCGAGGCCGATCTCGTCGGCAATCGCCGCCTGCGCCTCCAGCACGAGGCCCTGGCGCCTCCGCTTCTCCCGCTCCGGCACCTGCCCCGGCAGCCGTTCCGCCGCCGTGCCCTCTTCGGGCGAGTACGCAAAGACCCCCAGGCTCTCGAAGCGGGCCTCCTCCACGAACCCCAGCAGCCGCTCGAAGGCGTCCTCCGTCTCGCCG
This region includes:
- a CDS encoding peptidylprolyl isomerase is translated as MRRAIQSGDTVSVHYTGKLENGEIFDSSSGRRPMTFTVGTGQIIRGFDEAVLGMAVGDRKTVTIAPEMAYGPRQTELIVDIPRNTVPEGMELEKGMMIELVDPQGNRIPAEVFEILDEVVKMDLNHFLAGKTLVFDIEIVAAGPSQDPG